In Porites lutea chromosome 1, jaPorLute2.1, whole genome shotgun sequence, a single genomic region encodes these proteins:
- the LOC140949830 gene encoding thrombospondin-2-like isoform X2 codes for MRVEVYGCKDGEYSVWSSWSKCSAICGGGQRLRIRTCTNPPPSPGGTSCVGLGPNMQTSSCNVAHCSVNGGYSDWGPYGQCSKTCGGGVQTKTRSCTNPPPQNGGRDCSSLGPSSSSRECNRNPCPINGGYSDWGPYSQCSKTCGRGKQTKTRTCTNPPPQHGGNNCSSLGPSISSRHCNNFQCKKPWKPVGCYQNRGRALGDILLGVAGNATMISKLDACKKKAASKAVALFGLDDKKCWTGQNAINSFYKYGTSAQCSYSDNHEVAIGSFASESIYVYLMSKKGDLEQLGCYSNKSPTYALPDSFDDNVSSVSGADAIFNYCKTKAESSGYKIFGVDDKNCWSDNMKDYRYDKYGKSKQLCLFSNAGTGNAHGQHKYGNVFVYKME; via the exons atgagggtGGAGGTGTATGGGTGTAAAG ATGGAGAGTACTCTGTGTGGAGCTCTTGGTCAAAATGTTCTGCCATATGCGGAGGGGGACAGCGCTTACGAATCCGCACCTGTACGAATCCTCCTCCTTCCCCAGGAGGTACAAGCTGTGTAGGCCTGGGTCCTAACATGCAAACGTCAAGTTGTAACGTTGCACATTGTTCTG TTAATGGCGGCTATTCTGATTGGGGGCCTTATGGACAGTGTTCGAAGACCTGTGGAGGTGGTGTGCAAACAAAAACTAGATCTTGCACCAATCCCCCGCCACAAAATGGTGGGAGAGATTGTAGCAGTCTTGGACCTTCCTCTTCTTCTAGAGAATGCAACCGGAATCCATGTCCGA TCAACGGAGGTTACTCTGACTGGGGACCGTACTCACAATGTTCAAAGACTTGTGGACGtggtaaacaaacaaaaaccagAACTTGCACCAATCCCCCACCACAGCACGGTGGTAATAATTGCAGTAGCCTGGGACCATCTATCTCTTCAAGGCACTGCAACAACTTCCAATGTAAAA AACCTTGGAAGCCCGTGGGATGTTACCAAAACAGAGGAAGAGCTCTTGGTGACATTCTATTAGGAGTTGCAGGCAATGCTACAATGATTTCGAAATTGGACGCATGCAAGAAGAAAGCTGCTTCAAAGGCTGTTGCCTTGTTCGGTTTAGATGACAAAAAATGCTGGACTGGCCAAAATGCTATTAATTCCTTTTACAAATATGGGACATCCGCCCAATGCAGTTATAGCGATAACCACGAGGTAGCAATCGGCAGCTTTGCATCAGAATCAATTTACGTCTACCTAATGAGTAAGAAAG GTGATTTGGAACAACTTGGTTGCTATAGCAACAAATCTCCCACCTACGCCTTACCGGATTCATTTGATGACAACGTCAGCAGTGTGTCTGGCGCAGATGCCATTTTCAACTACTGCAAGACGAAAGCTGAATCCTCTGGCTACAAGATATTTGGAGTAGACGACAAGAACTGTTGGTCGGACAACATGAAGGATTACCGTTATGACAAATACGGCAAATCTAAGCAGCTGTGCTTATTTAGCAATGCTGGAACAGGTAATGCGCATGGCCAACACAAATACGGAAACGTGTTTGTCTACAAAATGGAATGA